One Piscinibacter lacus genomic window, GAAAGCGGGCCGGGCAGCGCAGGCTGCATCAGGGCTTCAGTGGACCACAGCGCGGGGCCCGGGTTCCCCAGGGCTTGGCCCAAGAAAAAACCGCCCCGTGGGGCGGTTCATCCGACCCGGCCCGCAGGGGGCCGGGTGTGGATCAGGGCAGAGGGCTTCAGGCCTTCTTGGCCTTGCGACGGCGGCCGATGTAGGCGACCACGCCCAGGCCGGCGATCATCAGCGCGTAGGTCTCGGGCTCGGGCACCGGGGCGGTGGTGAAGGCCAGGCCGTTGACCGTGCCGGCGAAGTTGCTGCGCAGCACCGCATCGCCGGTGGCGAGGTTGATGCTGTACAGGCCGCTGGCGCCCGTGCCGTCGTCCAGGTTCAGCACGGCAAAGGCCGGGCCGCCCCCCACGATCTCGAAGCCGTTGGCCGAGAGCACGTTGAAGGGCAGATCCAGCGAGCCCACCGTCGTGATCATCGGGCTGTTGAAGGCCGCGCCCGCGAACTGCAGCGTGTCCGTGCTGGTGTTGATGTAGTACAGGTCGGTCAGGTCACCCGGCATGGTGCCCGGGAAGCTGCCCGGGGGCGTGCCGGGGAAGGAGTTGGTGTAGGCCACGGCGGTGTAGCCCGGGCCGATGTTGCTGGCCGTGTTGCCGACCACGCCGGTGTTCACATTGACGGCGTAGTTGTTGCCGCCGGCGGTGGTCACACGCAGCGAGGCGCCGCCGGCGAAGTCAGCCTGCGGATTGAAGTCCATGCCGATGCCGCCGGTCGAGGCGAAGCTCGCGCCGGACAGGGCCGTCACCAGGCTGAGCGCGCCGCTGGTGGTGTCGATCGTGTAGAGATTGTTCTGGTTGGAGATCGCGTAGGTCAGGCCGTTGGTGGGACGGGTGTCCAGACCCAGCAGGGTCTCGCCCGAGGCCAGACCGCTGATCGCGACGGTTTGCGTCGAGCCGGCGGTGTTGAACTTGACGATCTGGTTGGAGGTGGTCAGCGCGACCAGGGTTTGGCTCTGGGCCTGGGCGCCAAGGCCGAGGGTGGCCAGCGCAGCGGCGGCGAGCGCCTTGACAGCAAAACGGTGCATGGAGGACTCCTGAGGTTGGGTGCGTCCCGGACATCGCAATAGGCTCGTTTCCGGGCTCGTTACACACTACGCCCTGAGCGACTGCTTGGTTTCATAAATGACCCCCGAGTCGCGGGACAGGGTTTGTACTGACCCCGTCGCCAAAAAACAAAAACCCCACAGCGGATGAGCGCCGTGGGGTTCTGCACCGCGGCGGCCTCAGGCCGCCTGGACTCACTTCAGGCGACCGACTTCCAGCAGCTCCTTGCTGGCTTCGACGATCTCGCCCGTCGTGGCGTCGACCTCGACACGCATGTCGCCGGTCTTGGTCTTGATGTCGTACTCGTAGGACACCTTGCCGTCGGCTTCGATCTCGAACTCGACGCGCTCGACTTCGCCCGGGAACTTGGCGAGTGCGGTGGCGCGGGCGGTGGCCTCGCTCACCTTGGCCTTGTCCTTGAAGCCGGGCGCGTCGGCGCTCAGGACGCGCTCTTCGACTTCGACGATCTTCCCGGTCTTGCCGCTGCACTCGATGTCGTAGAGCTTGCCGCCGGCGGCTTCGATCTCGATCTCCCAGACGGCTTCCTTGCCCTCGGCCTTCAGCACGACTTGCAGGGCTTCGCCGGGATGCTTGGCCAGCACCGTCGGCAGGCAGGACTCGAGGCCATGGCTGACCTTGGGCATCTGGTGCTTGTCGGCCTGGGCCAGGGGGGCGGCCAGCAGCGCGGCGGCGCCGAGGATGAGGGCGAAGGGACCTTGGTTCATGTTGGCTCCGTGACGTGAATGGAACGATGGAATTTGGATCTAGGGTTAACCCTTGTTCCATCATAAAAGGGAATGAATCCCGTTGAAATCGGCAGGAAAAGGGAATAGTTCCCGGGTCAATCTCCAGCGAGATCTCTTGACGTGCGTCGAGGCTCTTGTCCTCGCAGGCCGGTGGCGGGTGCCAGGCGGGCTCGGGTCGGGCCTTAGGCCATCGGGCATATTGCGGCGAGGCCGCCGGTCTGCGAACAATCCGTGGTTCTTGCTTTACACGACCCGCGCGCTCTGCCTTCTGCCGACTTCTCTCCAACACGCCGTCGTCGCTTCCGGTCCGTCTTCATGCCTGCACTTCCCCAGCACCCCGCGTCGCTCCGCCCGACGGTTCATCCGGACCGTCGGCGCCTGCTCGCCCTGCTGGGTGGCCTGGCCCTGCCCATGTTGGCCCAGGCGGCACGGACCGAGATCGAGGTGCTGAGCCTCGACCCGCTGCCCCAGCCCCCGGCCCAGGCGCTGGCCGACGGCGTCTACTGGGTGCCCGGCCTGCCCGGTGAGGTCGACGGGCGCAATGTCGGCCGCAATGGCAACACCGGCTTCATCGTCGGCCCGCAGGGCGTGGTGGCCATCGATGCCGGGGTCTCGCGCCGCCACGGCGAGGCCCTTCTTGCCAACATCGAGCGCGTCACCGACCGCCCGGTCAAGCTGCTGCTGATCACTCATGCCCGGC contains:
- a CDS encoding DUF4394 domain-containing protein, whose amino-acid sequence is MHRFAVKALAAAALATLGLGAQAQSQTLVALTTSNQIVKFNTAGSTQTVAISGLASGETLLGLDTRPTNGLTYAISNQNNLYTIDTTSGALSLVTALSGASFASTGGIGMDFNPQADFAGGASLRVTTAGGNNYAVNVNTGVVGNTASNIGPGYTAVAYTNSFPGTPPGSFPGTMPGDLTDLYYINTSTDTLQFAGAAFNSPMITTVGSLDLPFNVLSANGFEIVGGGPAFAVLNLDDGTGASGLYSINLATGDAVLRSNFAGTVNGLAFTTAPVPEPETYALMIAGLGVVAYIGRRRKAKKA
- a CDS encoding PepSY domain-containing protein, yielding MNQGPFALILGAAALLAAPLAQADKHQMPKVSHGLESCLPTVLAKHPGEALQVVLKAEGKEAVWEIEIEAAGGKLYDIECSGKTGKIVEVEERVLSADAPGFKDKAKVSEATARATALAKFPGEVERVEFEIEADGKVSYEYDIKTKTGDMRVEVDATTGEIVEASKELLEVGRLK